One part of the Synergistaceae bacterium genome encodes these proteins:
- a CDS encoding response regulator → MENAVISSDTALEVEELRQQVLELRKNEVRLNRQLKRLQNAMEQVETVAMVNSNVNDIRSAEQKKQEKYMQLLLGNSPDLIILFDRDQRFSYCTRAFLRRAGISSFDLINGRTVREVFSRLEESEGTKRIFVRIAYAAEEKKSINFEEEADIGGTGHPRRYEIHFTMMTNSAGDVEGSMMILHDITEMEQARRDAERAQRDAEDASRSKSEFLANMSHEIRTPMNAIIGMTHIAKSSEDVKKKDYCLDKIDEASVHLLGVINDILDMSKIEANKFDLSYTKFNFEKMLIKMVNVISFRLEEKHQALNVHLDGAIPYMIICDEQRLSQVITNLLSNAVKFTPERGEITIDARLIGEENDDCVLQISVRDTGIGVTEEQKSRLFHSFEQADSSTSRKFGGTGLGLAISRRIVEMMNGRIWVDSQVGEGSVFTFQIHALRVSEEGTPKFFAPSLDPGKIRVFAVDDSEAVRQCFAEIAGGFGLLYDTAEGGVQACEKIEKSGPWDICFVGWNLKDMETSELIRRLRDRGIPSVLVMASAVEWSAVEQEAKAAGSEGFVQKPLFPSLLAERINECFHAVQETQEKDGVKDISNCFLGYRILLAEDIEINREILIALLEPTAIEIVSARNGMEAFADFAAAPDRFDMIFMDVQMPEMDGYEATRRIRALNVERAVKIPIVAMTANVFREDIEKCMEAGMNDHLGKPLNFDDVMEKLSKYLPERGRTAARALT, encoded by the coding sequence AATGACATCCGGTCGGCCGAGCAGAAAAAACAGGAAAAGTACATGCAGCTCCTGCTGGGAAACAGTCCGGACCTCATTATTCTTTTTGATCGGGATCAGCGGTTCTCCTATTGCACCAGGGCGTTTTTGCGCAGAGCAGGGATTTCCAGCTTCGACCTGATCAACGGGCGGACTGTGCGGGAGGTTTTCAGTCGTCTTGAAGAATCCGAGGGGACGAAGCGGATCTTTGTCCGCATCGCCTATGCCGCGGAGGAGAAAAAATCGATTAACTTTGAAGAGGAAGCGGACATCGGCGGCACGGGCCACCCCCGCAGGTATGAAATTCATTTTACGATGATGACCAACTCCGCGGGAGACGTGGAGGGGTCGATGATGATTCTCCACGACATCACCGAGATGGAACAGGCCCGTCGGGACGCCGAGCGCGCCCAGAGAGACGCCGAGGACGCCAGTCGGTCCAAAAGCGAATTTCTGGCGAATATGTCCCATGAAATCCGTACTCCCATGAACGCCATTATCGGCATGACCCATATCGCTAAATCATCAGAAGACGTGAAAAAAAAAGATTACTGCCTTGATAAAATCGACGAGGCGTCGGTGCACCTTCTGGGGGTCATCAACGACATTCTCGATATGTCCAAGATCGAGGCCAATAAGTTCGACCTTTCCTATACCAAGTTCAACTTCGAAAAAATGCTGATTAAAATGGTGAACGTCATCAGTTTCCGTCTGGAGGAAAAGCATCAGGCCCTCAACGTTCACCTCGACGGCGCCATCCCCTACATGATCATCTGCGACGAGCAGCGCCTCAGTCAGGTCATTACGAACCTGCTCTCCAACGCCGTGAAGTTCACTCCGGAGAGGGGGGAGATCACCATTGACGCCCGCCTGATCGGCGAGGAAAACGACGACTGCGTCCTGCAGATTTCCGTCAGAGATACGGGAATCGGCGTCACCGAAGAGCAAAAATCCCGACTTTTCCATTCTTTCGAACAGGCCGACAGCAGCACCTCCCGCAAATTTGGGGGCACGGGGCTGGGGCTGGCCATTTCCCGGAGAATCGTGGAAATGATGAACGGCAGAATCTGGGTGGATTCGCAGGTGGGGGAGGGCTCCGTCTTCACCTTTCAAATTCACGCCCTGCGGGTCAGCGAGGAGGGGACGCCGAAATTTTTCGCGCCCTCTCTGGATCCGGGAAAAATTCGCGTGTTCGCCGTGGACGATTCGGAGGCGGTTCGCCAGTGTTTCGCCGAGATTGCCGGGGGTTTCGGCCTTCTGTACGACACGGCGGAGGGCGGGGTTCAGGCCTGTGAAAAAATCGAAAAAAGCGGTCCCTGGGACATTTGTTTCGTTGGATGGAACCTGAAGGACATGGAGACGTCGGAACTGATTCGACGCCTGAGAGATCGGGGAATTCCCTCCGTGCTGGTTATGGCTTCCGCGGTGGAGTGGAGCGCCGTCGAACAGGAGGCCAAGGCGGCGGGAAGCGAGGGATTCGTTCAGAAGCCCCTTTTTCCTTCGCTGCTGGCGGAAAGGATCAACGAGTGTTTCCACGCCGTTCAGGAAACTCAGGAGAAGGATGGAGTGAAGGACATCTCCAACTGTTTTCTGGGTTACCGGATTCTGTTGGCGGAAGATATTGAAATCAACAGAGAAATTCTCATTGCCCTGCTGGAACCCACGGCCATTGAAATCGTCAGCGCGAGGAACGGCATGGAGGCCTTCGCGGATTTCGCCGCCGCTCCCGACCGGTTTGACATGATTTTTATGGACGTCCAAATGCCGGAAATGGACGGATACGAGGCGACGCGCCGGATTCGCGCCCTGAATGTGGAGCGCGCAGTAAAAATTCCGATTGTCGCCATGACGGCCAACGTGTTTCGGGAGGACATCGAAAAATGCATGGAGGCCGGGATGAACGACCACCTGGGGAAACCTCTGAATTTTGACGACGTAATGGAAAAACTCTCGAAATATCTGCCCGAGAGAGGCAGAACGGCCGCGCGGGCTCTGACGTGA